In Syngnathus acus chromosome 21, fSynAcu1.2, whole genome shotgun sequence, one genomic interval encodes:
- the LOC119115102 gene encoding uncharacterized protein LOC119115102 encodes MEMINIRYDGTKLFNQTCWAVEFGSITVEWNDSTAPDISTRQYWTSVLRQPEKMTALPLEPGAIPLPGDQEEKRYKTKREIVSEVTHFPDHLGHVNWTRQTKSNISACDIRNFRTPENFANLTIGLICKNKQEEKIVIRNWIFKEGDEHAEWYSNASCVPLPESKGGYWEKGSKKPEEFSFPAPMKNSTCHCTYPGWEPCWSCLDLVCETTQSYSTSKRRLNRVPRNLPDNKKSVFWDCQRVFSRLNSCYFNVEQFCENNYHVIMWAYKYQKMMAPVTASTRAGRIFNPNKEPVDFEFWLNDSLLWQVERRIAVPSSYQGGHRLYPSARHLWVQRLPTPADLFTVTPGEFDKIDQCVVGKIYTGLHGRDWTVGKSPRSLCETQDRWPGLTWIYSKELDWTTLREKLGEGRLLLYVRKRRRQSSVNGDRYPLARYLEDE; translated from the exons ATGGAGATGATCAACATCAGATATGATGGAACGAAGCTTTTCAACCAGACCTGTTGGGCCGTGGAATTTGGAAGCATCACCGTGGAGTGGAACGATTCCACAGCACCTGACATTTCTACTAGACAATATTGGACATCGGTGCTACGACAACCAGAAAAGATGACCGCTTTGCCATTGGAACCAGGGGCCATCCCGCTCCCAGGAGATCAGGAGGAAAAACGGTATAAGACGAAAAGGGAAATAGTGAGTGAAGTAACTCACTTTCCCGACCATTTAGGTCACGTAAATTGGACGAGGCAAACAAAGAGCAACATCAGTGCTTGTGATATTAGGAATTTTAGGACGCCCGAAAATTTTGCTAATCTAACAATAGGTTtgatttgcaaaaacaaacaagaggaaaaaattgttataagAAATTGGATTTTCAAGGAGGGTGATGAGCACGCAGAATGGTACAGTAATGCTTCGTGTGTCCCATTACCCGAATCTAAAGGCGGTTATTGGGAAAAGGGTAGTAAAAAGCCGGAGGAATTTTCATTCCCAGCTCCGATGAAAAACTCCACATGCCACTGTACTTATCCCGGATGGGAACCGTGTTGGAGTTGTTTGGATTTGGTTTgtgaaacaacacaaagttatTCAACAAGTAAGCGTCGCCTTAACCGGGTACCAAGAAACCTGCCCGACAACAAGAAGTCAGTATTTTGGGATTGCCAGAGGGTTTTTAGTAGGCTAAATTCATGTTACTTTAACGTGgaacaattttgtgaaaataattaCCATGTTATAATGTGGGCATATAAATACCAAAAGATGATGGCTCCTGTCACAGCTTCGACAAGGGCGGGGAGGATATTCAACCCGAATAAAGAACCGGTGGATTttgaattttggttgaatgaTTCGTTGCTGTGGCAGGTTGAAAGAAGAATTGCTGTGCCAAGCAGTTACCAGGGTGGACACCGGTTGTACCCATCAGCAAGACACTTATGGGTTCAACGGTTGCCCACTCCTGCAGATTTATTCACGGTAACACCGGGAGAATTTGACAAAATTGACCAATGTGTAGTGGGAAAAATTTATACTGGGTTGCATGGTAGGGACTGGACAGTTGGAAAGTCGCCAAGAT CCTTGTGTGAGACGCAAGATCGCTGGCCTGGATTAACTTGGATTTACTCAAAAGAATTGGACTGGACAACTTTGCGTGAGAAACTAGGTGAGGGGAGACTTCTTCTGTATGTCCGCAAGCGGAGGAGACAGTCATCGG TAAACGGTGACCGCTACCCCTTAGCACGTTACTTGGAGGATGAGTAA